The following are from one region of the Achromobacter xylosoxidans genome:
- the clsB gene encoding cardiolipin synthase ClsB — protein MNLRWRENNRYTLLENGTGYFPAVLDAIAAARGEVLVETFILFDDAVGQEFQRALIAAAHRGVSVDLTVDGYGSDELDGAFVGAMTESGIRVHVFDPRPRLLGVRTNVFRRMHRKIVAVDRRVAFVGGINLSADHLPDYGPQAKQDYAVRLEGPLAADVADFAREALAVDAWTRKRRRPARMDPMPEGDGGGRLVVRDNIEHQTDIERYYRAGVRAAREDVLIANAYFFPGYQLLHDLANAARRGVRVRLLLQGEPDVLVARLAASMLYDYLIDAGVEIYEYCKRPLHGKVACVDRDWSTIGSSNLDPLSLALNLEANVVARDAGLNAALRRSLDRLIEQDCRRIELPEGSRRRLRRLWIGVVVFHFLRRFPAWAGSLPAHKPRLKSLPIQAQQESA, from the coding sequence ATGAACCTGCGCTGGCGCGAGAACAACCGCTACACGCTGCTGGAGAATGGCACCGGGTATTTTCCGGCCGTGCTCGATGCGATTGCCGCGGCGCGCGGCGAAGTGCTGGTGGAAACCTTCATCCTGTTCGACGACGCCGTGGGGCAGGAGTTCCAGCGCGCCCTGATCGCCGCCGCCCATCGCGGCGTCAGCGTGGACCTGACGGTGGACGGCTATGGCTCGGACGAGCTGGACGGCGCCTTCGTCGGCGCCATGACCGAAAGCGGCATCCGTGTGCATGTATTCGATCCGCGTCCGCGCTTGCTCGGCGTGCGCACCAATGTGTTCAGGCGCATGCACCGCAAGATCGTGGCGGTCGACCGCCGGGTCGCCTTTGTCGGGGGTATCAATCTTTCCGCCGACCACCTGCCCGACTACGGGCCGCAAGCCAAGCAGGACTATGCGGTGCGGCTGGAAGGCCCGCTGGCCGCGGACGTCGCGGACTTCGCGCGCGAGGCGCTAGCGGTGGACGCGTGGACCCGCAAGCGGCGGCGGCCGGCGCGCATGGATCCCATGCCGGAAGGCGACGGCGGCGGCCGCCTGGTGGTGCGCGACAACATCGAGCATCAGACGGACATCGAACGCTACTACCGGGCCGGCGTGCGCGCCGCGCGCGAGGACGTGCTGATCGCCAACGCCTATTTCTTCCCCGGATATCAGTTGCTGCACGACCTGGCCAACGCCGCCCGTCGCGGCGTGCGCGTGCGGCTGCTGCTGCAAGGCGAACCCGATGTGCTGGTCGCCCGCCTGGCGGCGTCCATGCTGTATGACTACCTGATCGATGCGGGCGTGGAGATCTACGAGTACTGCAAGCGCCCGCTGCACGGCAAGGTTGCCTGCGTGGACCGAGACTGGAGCACCATCGGATCCAGCAATCTGGACCCGCTCAGCCTGGCGCTCAATCTGGAAGCCAACGTGGTGGCGCGCGACGCCGGTTTGAACGCCGCGCTGCGCCGCAGCCTTGACCGGCTCATCGAACAGGATTGCCGGCGCATCGAGCTGCCCGAGGGGTCCAGGCGGCGCTTGCGGCGGCTGTGGATCGGCGTGGTGGTATTCCATTTCCTGCGGCGCTTTCCCGCCTGGGCCGGCAGCCTGCCCGCGCACAAGCCCCGCCTGAAGTCGCTGCCTATCCAGGCGCAACAGGAGTCGGCATGA
- a CDS encoding YqjD family protein: MNKHHGLRDMIQPADNNTRTVRELIAGTEALLRSTASYSGSEIEAARDSLKQQLEAAREHAKGWERAAWERARHASHAADEYVHENAWKSLAGAALIGVLAGVCLMADHKRR, encoded by the coding sequence ATGAACAAGCACCACGGATTGCGGGACATGATTCAACCCGCCGACAACAACACGCGCACGGTGCGCGAACTGATCGCTGGCACCGAGGCGCTCTTGCGCAGCACCGCGAGCTATAGCGGTTCCGAGATCGAAGCTGCGCGCGACAGCCTCAAGCAGCAGCTCGAAGCCGCGCGCGAGCACGCCAAGGGCTGGGAGCGTGCGGCCTGGGAGCGCGCCCGGCATGCTTCCCATGCCGCCGACGAGTACGTCCATGAAAACGCCTGGAAGAGCCTGGCGGGCGCGGCGCTGATCGGCGTGCTGGCGGGCGTGTGCCTCATGGCCGACCATAAACGCCGCTGA
- a CDS encoding TerC family protein: MIFDWMSDPTAWLGLATLVVLEIVLGIDNLVFIAILADKLPPEQRNRARLIGLTLAMVMRLGLLASIAWVVTLTEPMFTLLGAEISGRDLILILGGLFLLFKGTMELHERVEGSAGHEQGQKPQHAVFWQVILQIVVLDAVFSLDSVITAVGMVQDLSIMMIAVIVAMAVMMLASRPLMAFVGRHPTVVILCLGLLLMIGFSLVAEGLGFHVPKGYLYAAIGFSILIELFNQLARRNRVKGTHALGRRQRTAQAVLRLLRAGRAGQAAGQADEVAALVDGADGEPAFAPEESTMIERVLSIGGRDVRSIMVARGDMVWLDVADTPEIIVRKFGSGHSRLPLCAGDPSNVLGVLHFKDVLPLLQNPGPIDLVELAREPRYVMETMPVLKVLDELRGSREHMLIVVDEHGVCEGLITPMDVLTAVAGDLPEHQEDQPEALQLADGTWLLEGRLAVAEAARLLDAPDLAEEYPDATLAGCLLRAGGRIPEAGDAIEWRDWRFEVTRRDGLRIDQVRASLMRQEAPQAG; this comes from the coding sequence ATGATTTTCGATTGGATGTCCGACCCCACCGCCTGGCTGGGCCTGGCGACCCTGGTCGTGCTTGAAATTGTGCTGGGTATCGACAACCTGGTGTTCATCGCCATCCTGGCCGACAAGCTGCCGCCCGAGCAGCGCAACCGCGCGCGCCTGATCGGCCTGACGCTGGCGATGGTGATGCGCCTGGGCCTGTTGGCGAGCATCGCGTGGGTGGTCACGCTGACCGAACCCATGTTCACGCTGCTGGGCGCGGAGATCTCCGGACGCGACCTGATCCTGATCCTGGGCGGCCTGTTCCTGCTCTTCAAGGGCACCATGGAGCTGCATGAGCGCGTGGAAGGCAGCGCCGGCCACGAGCAAGGCCAGAAGCCGCAGCATGCCGTGTTCTGGCAGGTGATCCTGCAGATCGTGGTGCTGGATGCGGTGTTCTCGCTGGACTCGGTGATTACCGCCGTGGGCATGGTGCAGGACCTCAGCATCATGATGATCGCGGTGATCGTGGCCATGGCCGTGATGATGCTGGCCAGCCGCCCGCTGATGGCTTTCGTGGGCCGCCACCCGACGGTGGTGATCCTGTGCCTGGGCCTGCTGCTGATGATCGGCTTCAGCCTGGTGGCGGAAGGCCTGGGCTTCCACGTGCCCAAGGGTTATCTGTACGCCGCGATCGGCTTCTCGATCCTGATCGAGCTGTTCAATCAGCTGGCGCGCCGCAACCGCGTCAAAGGCACGCACGCCCTGGGCCGCCGCCAGCGCACCGCGCAGGCCGTGCTGCGCCTGCTGCGCGCCGGCCGTGCGGGACAGGCCGCCGGCCAGGCCGACGAGGTGGCCGCGCTGGTCGACGGCGCGGACGGCGAACCGGCCTTCGCGCCCGAGGAAAGCACCATGATCGAACGCGTGCTGTCGATCGGCGGGCGGGACGTGCGTTCCATCATGGTGGCGCGCGGCGACATGGTCTGGCTGGACGTGGCCGATACGCCGGAGATCATCGTGCGCAAGTTCGGCAGCGGCCACTCGCGCCTGCCGCTTTGCGCGGGCGATCCGTCCAATGTGTTGGGCGTGCTGCACTTCAAGGACGTATTGCCGCTGTTGCAGAACCCTGGCCCGATCGATCTGGTGGAGCTGGCGCGCGAACCGCGCTATGTGATGGAAACCATGCCGGTGCTCAAGGTGCTGGATGAGCTGCGCGGTTCGCGCGAGCACATGCTGATCGTGGTCGACGAGCACGGCGTGTGCGAAGGCCTGATCACGCCCATGGACGTGCTGACCGCCGTCGCGGGCGACCTGCCCGAGCATCAGGAAGACCAGCCCGAAGCCTTGCAGCTGGCGGACGGAACCTGGCTGCTGGAAGGCCGCCTGGCCGTTGCGGAAGCCGCGCGCCTGCTGGACGCGCCGGACCTGGCCGAGGAGTACCCGGATGCCACGCTGGCGGGCTGCCTGCTGCGCGCCGGCGGCCGGATCCCCGAAGCAGGGGACGCGATCGAGTGGCGCGATTGGCGCTTCGAGGTCACCCGCCGCGACGGCCTGCGCATCGATCAGGTGCGCGCCAGCCTGATGCGGCAGGAGGCGCCGCAGGCCGGCTGA
- a CDS encoding lysylphosphatidylglycerol synthase domain-containing protein, translating into MRVFRSTLTRAWRHRWPRVKRALPVIVLALVAALLYYFGRSVDWAQVWIAMRRIPPGTIAAAAALVVAGYLTYGGMDLLSKRYTRHTLPWPKVLGVAMMSYALNLNLGVLLGGLGARLRLYARLGCRKSVATRVTLFSAVSNWIGYAWIAGALFAAGAVSVPQGWAIGSHLLRALGVALLLLAAGYVAVCARAKRRTWTWMGQHAVLPGAGMAVAQSVVAGLSWAIMGAIIYLLLQGKASYFAVLGILLCASFAALVIRVPGGLGTTEAIFVATLAPGIPAAEVLGAALAYRALYAFAPLFLALAAFAALEVKLRHRRAQPEVEPRPAAADRRRNDAGHSFKA; encoded by the coding sequence ATGAGAGTGTTCCGCTCCACGTTGACGCGCGCGTGGAGGCACCGCTGGCCGCGGGTCAAGCGTGCCTTGCCGGTGATCGTGTTGGCGTTGGTGGCGGCGCTGCTGTACTACTTCGGCCGCTCGGTAGACTGGGCGCAGGTCTGGATCGCCATGCGCAGGATACCGCCGGGGACCATAGCCGCTGCCGCCGCACTGGTCGTGGCGGGCTACCTGACCTACGGCGGCATGGATCTCCTGAGCAAGCGCTACACCCGGCATACCCTGCCCTGGCCCAAGGTGTTGGGCGTGGCCATGATGAGCTATGCCCTGAATCTGAACCTGGGCGTGCTGCTCGGCGGCCTGGGCGCGCGCCTCAGGCTGTACGCGCGGCTGGGCTGCCGCAAGTCGGTGGCGACGCGCGTCACGCTGTTTTCGGCAGTGTCGAACTGGATAGGCTACGCGTGGATCGCGGGCGCGCTGTTCGCGGCGGGCGCGGTGTCCGTGCCGCAGGGTTGGGCCATCGGGTCACACCTGCTGCGTGCACTCGGCGTCGCGTTGCTGTTGCTGGCGGCAGGCTACGTGGCTGTGTGCGCACGGGCGAAGCGGCGCACCTGGACCTGGATGGGACAGCATGCGGTGCTGCCCGGCGCCGGCATGGCGGTGGCGCAAAGCGTGGTCGCGGGCCTGTCGTGGGCCATCATGGGGGCCATCATCTATCTGCTGCTGCAAGGCAAGGCCAGCTATTTTGCGGTGCTCGGCATCCTGCTTTGCGCCAGCTTCGCGGCCCTGGTCATCCGCGTGCCGGGCGGACTGGGCACCACGGAAGCCATCTTTGTGGCCACGCTCGCGCCCGGGATCCCTGCTGCCGAGGTGCTGGGCGCGGCGCTGGCCTACCGGGCGCTCTATGCGTTCGCGCCCTTGTTCCTGGCCCTGGCGGCCTTTGCCGCGTTGGAGGTGAAACTGAGGCACAGGCGCGCGCAACCGGAAGTTGAGCCCAGGCCGGCTGCGGCTGACAGGCGCCGCAACGACGCCGGCCACTCGTTCAAGGCTTAG
- a CDS encoding thiamine pyrophosphate-requiring protein — protein sequence MKTVADFVLERLSQWGVRRIYGYPGDGINGLIGAFGRTREPLEFVQARHEEAAAFMACAHAKFTGQAGVCLATSGPGAIHLLNGLYDAKLDHQPVVALVGQQARSALGGDYQQEVDLISLFKDVAHDYVQMAATAEQARHMIDRTMRIALERRSVTCVIFPNDVQDLPAVKTPAREHGTVPTGIGLTSHAGVPGEAALRNAADILNRGERVAMLVGAGALQAGAEVRQTAELLGAGVAKALLGKAAVPDSLPYVTGCIGLLGTQPSWDMMNECDTLLMVGTSFPYSEFLPPPGQARAVQIDLDGRKLSLRYPVELGLVGDSRLTLQALIPLLQPKTARRWRERIEGKVARWHETVEARAMVQARPLNPQRPFLELSKRLPPRSILTCDSGSAANWYARDIAMREGMMGSVSGGLATMGCGVPYALAAKLAHPQRPVIALVGDGAMQMLGMNELITIAHRWKDWANPTLIVMVLNNGDLNLVTWEQRVMGGDPRFADSQWLPRFSYAEYGRLLGLEGIRVDSPDAVGDAWDQALAATRPVVLEMVTDPEVPPLPPHIPAKQVAAYFQALRKEEGGAAGAALRATIKQWWAG from the coding sequence ATGAAGACTGTGGCGGACTTTGTGTTGGAACGGCTGTCGCAATGGGGGGTCAGAAGGATCTACGGCTACCCCGGAGACGGTATCAACGGCCTGATCGGCGCCTTCGGCCGCACCCGTGAGCCGTTGGAGTTCGTCCAGGCCCGCCACGAAGAAGCCGCGGCGTTCATGGCCTGCGCCCACGCAAAGTTCACCGGGCAGGCCGGGGTCTGCCTGGCGACCTCCGGTCCCGGCGCCATCCATCTGCTGAATGGCCTGTACGACGCCAAGCTGGACCATCAGCCCGTCGTGGCCCTGGTCGGCCAGCAGGCCCGCAGCGCCCTGGGCGGCGACTACCAGCAGGAAGTCGACCTGATCAGCCTGTTCAAGGACGTGGCGCACGATTACGTGCAGATGGCCGCGACCGCCGAACAGGCGCGCCACATGATCGACCGCACCATGCGCATCGCCCTGGAGCGGCGCAGCGTGACCTGCGTCATTTTTCCAAACGATGTGCAGGATTTGCCGGCGGTGAAGACGCCCGCCCGCGAACATGGGACCGTGCCGACGGGCATAGGCTTGACCTCGCATGCCGGCGTGCCGGGCGAGGCCGCCTTGCGCAATGCCGCAGACATCCTCAATCGCGGCGAACGGGTCGCCATGCTGGTCGGGGCGGGCGCGTTGCAGGCCGGCGCGGAAGTGCGCCAGACCGCTGAACTGCTGGGCGCCGGCGTGGCCAAGGCGCTGCTGGGCAAGGCGGCGGTACCCGACAGCCTGCCGTACGTCACGGGCTGCATCGGATTGTTGGGCACGCAGCCCAGCTGGGACATGATGAACGAGTGCGACACCCTGCTGATGGTGGGCACGTCGTTTCCGTACTCGGAATTCCTGCCGCCGCCAGGACAGGCGAGGGCGGTGCAGATCGATCTGGACGGCCGCAAGCTCAGCCTGCGCTATCCCGTTGAACTTGGCTTGGTCGGCGACAGCCGGTTGACCCTGCAGGCCCTGATTCCCTTGTTGCAGCCCAAGACCGCGCGCCGCTGGCGCGAACGCATCGAGGGCAAGGTCGCGCGCTGGCACGAAACCGTGGAGGCGCGCGCAATGGTGCAGGCCCGGCCGCTGAATCCGCAACGTCCCTTCCTGGAACTGTCCAAACGGCTGCCGCCGCGCAGCATCCTGACCTGCGACTCGGGCTCGGCGGCGAACTGGTATGCGCGCGACATCGCCATGCGCGAGGGAATGATGGGCTCGGTATCGGGTGGCCTGGCCACCATGGGCTGCGGCGTGCCTTACGCGCTTGCCGCCAAGCTGGCGCATCCGCAGCGGCCCGTCATTGCGCTGGTCGGAGACGGCGCCATGCAGATGCTGGGCATGAACGAGCTGATCACCATCGCCCACCGCTGGAAGGACTGGGCCAACCCGACCTTGATCGTCATGGTCCTGAACAACGGCGACCTCAATCTGGTCACCTGGGAGCAGCGCGTCATGGGAGGCGACCCCAGGTTCGCGGATTCGCAATGGCTGCCCCGGTTTTCGTACGCGGAGTATGGCCGCCTGCTAGGCCTGGAAGGCATACGGGTGGACAGCCCGGACGCCGTGGGAGACGCCTGGGATCAAGCCCTGGCGGCGACCCGTCCGGTCGTGCTGGAAATGGTGACCGACCCCGAGGTGCCACCCTTGCCGCCGCACATTCCGGCCAAGCAGGTGGCCGCGTACTTCCAGGCGCTGCGCAAGGAAGAGGGCGGCGCGGCAGGCGCGGCCTTGCGCGCGACCATCAAGCAATGGTGGGCGGGATGA
- a CDS encoding DUF748 domain-containing protein: MNLDPTAPRRKSPWGKALAVVTLVAAVGVVLAFAALRIAEQRIANMLGPRGEVGQVDIGYRQVILKDVTISGGTGQAGARARHVILEPDWSAFLRHETVFKTVIIEGFDFTVVRRANGDMDIAPALQASMRAGEGGDGQPRRNTPIRIAELILRDGRLDFEDAAVSRPAHRIPFSGVEASLRPLTIPGDGSRSEMEFSGNVEGNRNGAATVRAQGWLVLGGTDADIKVAVRNMDIQHAAPYLADNGATSLAAGAMDLDMRTAITKRRLQATGTVALRGLRFGGNGDLFSLPRKAVLAALKDQSGTLRFDFSLAGDLDNPKFSVARGFTAQVAQGFSHAIGVGAEGAAEGVTGAVKELGNALSDLLTPKP, encoded by the coding sequence ATGAATCTCGACCCAACCGCGCCACGCCGCAAATCGCCATGGGGGAAAGCCCTGGCGGTCGTGACCCTGGTTGCGGCGGTGGGCGTCGTGCTGGCGTTCGCCGCCTTGCGCATCGCCGAGCAGCGCATCGCCAACATGCTGGGTCCGCGCGGCGAGGTGGGGCAGGTCGACATCGGCTATCGGCAGGTGATCCTCAAGGACGTGACGATATCCGGCGGCACGGGCCAGGCAGGAGCCCGCGCGCGGCACGTGATCCTGGAGCCGGACTGGTCTGCCTTCCTGCGCCATGAGACGGTCTTCAAGACCGTCATCATCGAAGGCTTCGACTTCACCGTGGTGCGCCGGGCCAATGGCGATATGGACATTGCGCCCGCGTTGCAGGCCTCGATGCGGGCGGGCGAAGGTGGCGACGGCCAGCCGCGCCGCAACACGCCTATCCGCATCGCGGAATTGATACTGCGCGACGGCCGGCTGGATTTCGAGGACGCCGCAGTCTCGCGGCCCGCGCATAGGATCCCGTTTTCGGGCGTCGAGGCGAGTCTGCGTCCGCTGACCATCCCCGGCGACGGCTCGCGCAGCGAGATGGAATTCTCCGGCAATGTCGAAGGCAACCGCAACGGGGCCGCCACGGTGCGCGCGCAGGGTTGGCTGGTGCTGGGCGGCACGGATGCCGACATCAAGGTGGCGGTGCGCAACATGGACATCCAGCATGCCGCGCCGTACCTGGCCGACAACGGCGCCACGTCCTTGGCCGCGGGCGCCATGGACCTGGACATGCGCACCGCCATCACCAAGCGACGGCTGCAGGCCACGGGCACCGTGGCCCTGCGAGGCTTGCGCTTCGGCGGCAACGGCGACCTGTTTTCACTGCCGCGCAAGGCGGTGCTGGCGGCGCTGAAGGACCAGAGCGGCACGCTGCGTTTCGATTTTTCCCTGGCAGGCGACCTCGACAATCCCAAGTTCTCCGTCGCGCGCGGCTTTACCGCCCAGGTGGCCCAGGGCTTCAGCCATGCGATCGGCGTGGGCGCCGAAGGTGCGGCCGAAGGCGTTACCGGCGCCGTGAAGGAACTGGGCAACGCCTTGTCGGACCTGCTCACGCCTAAGCCTTGA
- a CDS encoding MgtC/SapB family protein — protein sequence MKNFENIQFITLANTLVSLLTAFVLGSVVGFERQFRQRTAGLRTNVLVAVGAAIFVDLAFRVGGADGGSRVISYVVSGVGFLGAGAIMREGGSIRGLNTAATLWGSAAIGACAGASLILEAVAATAFVLAANTLLRPVVSYVNRQPVDSQTTEVTTVIHVIANVEQRQAAMTVLEEVLETEQLPLSELKIDQFGENEVEIEAALSEASVDELDLDRVTASIAASPAVRTAFWAARTV from the coding sequence ATGAAGAACTTCGAAAACATCCAATTCATCACGCTGGCCAATACCCTGGTCAGCCTGCTGACCGCGTTCGTGCTGGGCTCGGTGGTCGGCTTTGAGCGCCAGTTCCGCCAACGCACGGCCGGCCTGCGCACCAATGTGCTGGTGGCGGTGGGCGCCGCCATCTTCGTGGACCTGGCGTTCCGAGTGGGCGGCGCCGATGGCGGCTCGCGCGTCATTTCCTACGTGGTCTCGGGCGTGGGCTTCCTGGGCGCCGGCGCCATCATGCGCGAAGGCGGCAGCATCCGCGGCCTGAACACCGCCGCCACGTTGTGGGGCTCCGCCGCCATCGGCGCCTGCGCGGGCGCATCGTTGATCCTGGAAGCGGTTGCCGCCACCGCCTTCGTGCTGGCGGCGAACACCTTGCTGCGTCCGGTGGTCAGCTACGTCAACCGCCAGCCGGTCGACTCGCAGACCACCGAAGTCACGACCGTGATACATGTAATCGCGAACGTGGAGCAGCGGCAGGCGGCCATGACGGTGCTGGAAGAAGTGCTCGAAACCGAACAGCTGCCCCTGTCCGAACTGAAGATCGACCAGTTCGGCGAGAACGAAGTCGAAATCGAGGCGGCGTTGAGCGAGGCCTCGGTCGACGAGCTGGACCTGGACCGCGTGACCGCCAGCATCGCGGCCTCGCCCGCCGTGCGCACTGCCTTCTGGGCCGCCCGCACCGTGTAG
- the glgA gene encoding glycogen synthase GlgA, with translation MTKIRTLVVAGEAFPLAKTGGLGDAITGMARGLCEAGVPVTVLLPAYRGVRQRLERLRVVAPLHNLPGGEARLLAGHCAQSGLDFLLLENDALYDRPGIYLDENSCEHADNALRYAALAHAAVRVAGGLPGIARPQLLHAHDWHAGLVPLLLREYGPGDVKSIMTIHNLAFQGQFPMECAASLGIPERYRNDEAAGAWGRLNFLKAGIRYADRVTTVSHTYAREILTPAFGCGLEGLLRRRAADLVAIPNGIDNMVWNPVRDPHLGSLRFSARDLGRKARSKAALQREFGLHEDAEAVLLAMGSRLTEQKMADVAAQALPEALDRHPRLQVAILGQGDRRLEEALKRLCARFPGRCSTRIGYDEAVAHRLHAGSDMLLHGSRFEPFGLTPLYAMRYGSIPIGSRVGGMADTIDDPGPRAPLSAMAGANGLLFDGDDPAAMNAAIARALRLREDAMLWRTMQRNAMNADFSWRAAAAPYAELYRALADTDRRPRVPAVAEVAALRAGQRSGGPFPAPAV, from the coding sequence ATGACAAAGATTCGAACCCTGGTAGTGGCGGGTGAAGCGTTTCCCCTGGCCAAGACGGGCGGCCTGGGGGACGCCATCACGGGCATGGCGCGCGGGCTGTGCGAAGCCGGCGTGCCCGTGACGGTGCTGCTTCCGGCCTACCGCGGCGTGCGCCAGCGGCTGGAGCGCTTGCGGGTGGTGGCGCCACTGCACAATCTGCCGGGAGGGGAAGCCCGGCTCCTCGCCGGGCATTGCGCCCAGTCGGGGCTGGACTTCCTGCTGCTCGAGAACGACGCGCTTTATGACCGGCCTGGCATCTATCTGGACGAAAACAGTTGCGAGCACGCCGACAATGCGCTGCGCTACGCGGCGCTGGCCCATGCGGCGGTGCGCGTAGCGGGCGGCTTGCCCGGCATCGCGCGGCCGCAATTGCTGCATGCGCACGACTGGCACGCCGGACTCGTGCCGCTGCTGCTGCGGGAATACGGCCCGGGCGACGTCAAAAGCATCATGACCATCCACAACCTGGCGTTCCAGGGACAGTTCCCGATGGAATGCGCCGCCTCCCTGGGCATACCTGAACGCTACCGCAACGACGAAGCCGCCGGCGCCTGGGGCCGCTTGAATTTCCTCAAGGCCGGTATTCGCTACGCCGACCGCGTCACCACCGTCAGCCATACCTATGCCCGGGAAATCCTGACGCCCGCCTTTGGCTGCGGACTGGAGGGACTGCTGCGGCGGCGCGCCGCGGATCTGGTGGCCATCCCCAACGGCATCGACAACATGGTGTGGAATCCGGTGCGCGATCCGCATCTGGGCTCATTGCGGTTTTCGGCGCGCGACCTGGGCCGCAAGGCGCGCAGCAAGGCGGCCCTGCAGCGGGAGTTCGGCTTGCATGAGGATGCCGAAGCCGTGCTCCTGGCGATGGGCAGCCGCCTGACGGAACAGAAGATGGCGGACGTCGCCGCGCAGGCCTTGCCCGAGGCGCTGGATCGCCACCCGCGCCTGCAGGTCGCGATCCTCGGCCAGGGCGACCGCCGCCTGGAAGAAGCTCTCAAACGACTGTGCGCGCGCTTTCCCGGGCGTTGCTCCACCCGCATCGGCTATGACGAGGCGGTGGCCCACCGGCTGCACGCGGGCTCCGACATGCTGCTGCACGGCAGCCGCTTCGAGCCCTTCGGCCTGACGCCGCTGTATGCAATGCGCTACGGATCCATCCCGATAGGTTCGCGGGTGGGCGGCATGGCCGATACGATCGACGATCCCGGGCCGCGCGCGCCGCTCTCGGCAATGGCCGGCGCCAATGGCTTGCTGTTCGACGGCGACGACCCCGCGGCCATGAATGCGGCCATCGCCCGCGCCCTGCGCCTGCGCGAGGACGCCATGCTCTGGCGCACCATGCAGCGCAATGCCATGAACGCGGATTTCAGCTGGCGCGCCGCCGCGGCGCCCTACGCCGAGCTTTATCGCGCGCTGGCCGATACCGACAGAAGGCCCCGCGTGCCGGCCGTGGCCGAGGTGGCTGCCCTACGCGCTGGCCAGCGTTCTGGCGGGCCTTTTCCCGCGCCCGCCGTCTAG
- a CDS encoding endonuclease/exonuclease/phosphatase family protein, producing MPSFRYIDATTLTVLTVNTHKGFTSFNRRFMLHELREALRMASPDIVFLQEVLGEHQGHAERHQAWPALSQYEFLADSLWTDFAYGRNAVYPAGHHGNALLSRYPIERHENHDVTVHGHEGRGLLHCVLRVPSLDTPVHAICVHLGLLEGHRGKQLRRLCELVAQGVPASEPLLIAGDFNDWRLRADSLMRDCGTREVYTSRLGRPARTFPARWPLLRLDRIYVRNVRDWQPVPLASRIWSRLSDHVPICAEIAL from the coding sequence ATGCCCTCCTTCCGCTACATCGATGCCACCACGCTGACCGTGCTGACCGTGAACACGCACAAGGGTTTCACCAGCTTCAACCGCCGCTTCATGCTGCACGAACTGCGCGAAGCCTTGCGGATGGCGAGTCCCGACATCGTGTTCCTGCAGGAAGTGCTGGGAGAACACCAGGGGCACGCCGAACGGCATCAGGCCTGGCCTGCCCTGTCCCAGTACGAATTCCTGGCGGACTCGCTGTGGACCGATTTCGCCTACGGCCGCAACGCGGTCTACCCGGCGGGACACCATGGCAATGCGCTCCTGTCGAGATATCCCATCGAACGCCACGAAAACCATGACGTCACCGTGCATGGGCATGAGGGCCGCGGACTCCTGCACTGCGTGCTGCGGGTGCCCTCGCTGGATACGCCGGTGCATGCGATATGCGTGCACCTGGGCCTGCTGGAAGGCCACCGGGGCAAGCAGTTGCGCCGCCTGTGCGAACTGGTGGCGCAAGGCGTGCCCGCCAGCGAACCGCTGCTGATCGCAGGCGACTTCAACGACTGGCGCCTGCGCGCCGACTCGCTGATGCGGGATTGCGGCACGCGCGAGGTCTACACGTCGCGCCTGGGCCGCCCCGCCCGCACGTTTCCCGCGCGCTGGCCCTTGTTGCGGCTGGACCGCATCTACGTGCGCAACGTCCGGGACTGGCAGCCGGTGCCGCTGGCCTCGCGGATCTGGTCGCGCCTGTCCGACCATGTGCCGATCTGCGCGGAGATCGCGCTATGA